The following are encoded together in the Nocardioides sp. Arc9.136 genome:
- a CDS encoding GTP pyrophosphokinase family protein, whose amino-acid sequence MSEGAWDEIVRRFLLEHRFGMDEVVTKLSILRDEFAHLHDYNPIEQVSSRLKSPESLLEKMERRGIDLDGPDPLSLVRERITDVAGVRVTCSFVSDVYHVVDLLMAQEDVRTLELRDYIAEPKPNGYRSLHALVEVPVFLSGGTVPVVVEVQFRTIAMDFWASLEHKIYYKYRRDVPAELLVGLKEASDTAYALDATMERLHQEVQGLEPLAGGLVERLRSGPGSLPATDLIDSLRRLGSAQTSTSRSDPTA is encoded by the coding sequence GTGAGCGAGGGGGCCTGGGACGAGATCGTGCGGCGGTTCCTGCTCGAGCACCGCTTCGGCATGGACGAGGTCGTCACCAAGCTCTCGATCCTGCGCGACGAGTTCGCCCACCTGCACGACTACAACCCCATCGAGCAGGTCAGCTCCCGGCTCAAGTCGCCCGAGAGCCTGCTGGAGAAGATGGAGCGGCGCGGGATCGACCTCGACGGCCCCGACCCGCTGTCGCTGGTGCGCGAGCGGATCACCGACGTCGCCGGCGTGCGGGTGACCTGCAGCTTCGTCTCCGACGTCTACCACGTCGTCGACCTGCTGATGGCCCAGGAGGACGTCCGCACGCTCGAGCTGCGCGACTACATCGCCGAGCCGAAGCCCAACGGCTACCGCAGCCTGCACGCGCTGGTCGAGGTGCCGGTCTTCCTCTCCGGCGGCACCGTCCCGGTCGTGGTGGAGGTGCAGTTCCGCACCATCGCCATGGACTTCTGGGCCAGCCTCGAGCACAAGATCTACTACAAGTACCGCCGCGACGTCCCGGCCGAGCTGCTCGTCGGGCTCAAGGAGGCCTCGGACACCGCCTACGCGCTCGACGCGACCATGGAGCGGCTGCACCAGGAGGTGCAGGGCCTCGAGCCGCTGGCCGGTGGGCTGGTCGAGCGCCTCCGGTCCGGCCCGGGGTCGTTGCCGGCGACCGACCTGATCGACTCCCTGCGCCGCCTGGGGAGCGCTCAGACGTCGACGTCGAGGAGCGACCCGACCGCGTAG
- the thpR gene encoding RNA 2',3'-cyclic phosphodiesterase, which produces MFAALVPPDDALEHLEEFLEPRRDAGRFRWASAEQLHVTLAFYASVPDRCLDELVERLGTAAARRTPFAARVAGGGAFPDPARARVLWTGLDLDDPGATELDRLAVGCRAAAVASGVEVDGQRFVPHVTLARLGRPAEVTRWVRLLDAYAGPAWTADRVTLVQSHLGEGPRRRPRHEVVAELPLGPADG; this is translated from the coding sequence ATGTTCGCAGCCCTGGTCCCGCCCGACGACGCCCTCGAGCACCTCGAGGAGTTCCTCGAGCCGCGGCGCGACGCGGGCCGCTTCCGCTGGGCCTCGGCCGAGCAGCTGCACGTGACGCTCGCGTTCTACGCCAGCGTGCCCGACCGCTGCCTCGACGAGCTCGTGGAGCGGCTGGGCACGGCCGCCGCGCGGCGCACCCCGTTCGCGGCGCGGGTGGCCGGGGGCGGAGCCTTCCCCGACCCCGCCCGGGCGCGGGTGCTGTGGACCGGTCTCGACCTCGACGACCCGGGCGCCACCGAGCTGGACCGGCTGGCCGTCGGGTGCCGCGCGGCCGCGGTGGCCAGCGGGGTCGAGGTCGACGGCCAGCGGTTCGTCCCGCACGTCACGCTGGCCCGGCTCGGCCGCCCGGCCGAGGTCACCCGGTGGGTGCGGCTGCTGGACGCCTACGCGGGGCCGGCCTGGACGGCCGACCGGGTGACGCTCGTGCAGTCGCACCTGGGGGAGGGGCCGCGACGCCGCCCGCGCCACGAGGTCGTCGCCGAGCTGCCCCTGGGGCCGGCCGACGGCTGA
- the upp gene encoding uracil phosphoribosyltransferase, translating to MRTHVVDHPLVAHKLTVLRDERTDSPTFRHLADELVTLLAYEATRDVRVQDVEIRTPVSPTTGVALASPRPLVVPILRAGLGMLDGMMRLLPTAEVGFVGMVRDEDTLKASTYAERLPADLSGRQCYVLDPMLATGGTLAAAIKFLTDRGADHITAICLLAAPEGCERLERELADLDVPVTVVTAAVDERLDEKGYIVPGLGDAGDRLYGVAG from the coding sequence ATGCGCACCCACGTCGTGGACCACCCGCTCGTCGCCCACAAGCTGACCGTCCTGCGCGACGAGCGCACCGACTCACCGACGTTCCGGCACCTCGCCGACGAGCTGGTGACGCTGCTGGCCTACGAGGCCACGCGCGACGTGCGCGTCCAGGACGTCGAGATCCGCACGCCGGTCTCGCCGACCACCGGCGTCGCCCTCGCCTCCCCCCGGCCGCTGGTCGTGCCGATCCTGCGCGCCGGCCTCGGCATGCTGGACGGGATGATGCGCCTGCTGCCGACCGCCGAGGTCGGCTTCGTCGGCATGGTGCGCGACGAGGACACCCTCAAGGCCTCGACGTACGCCGAGCGGCTGCCCGCCGACCTCTCCGGGCGCCAGTGCTACGTCCTGGACCCGATGCTGGCCACCGGCGGCACCCTCGCCGCGGCGATCAAGTTCCTCACCGACCGCGGCGCGGACCACATCACCGCGATCTGCCTGCTCGCCGCCCCCGAGGGCTGCGAGCGGCTCGAGCGGGAGCTCGCCGACCTCGACGTGCCGGTCACGGTCGTCACCGCGGCGGTCGACGAGCGGCTCGACGAGAAGGGCTACATCGTCCCGGGCCTCGGCGACGCCGGCGACCGGCTGTACGGCGTCGCGGGCTGA
- a CDS encoding tRNA adenosine deaminase-associated protein, with translation MPDPLDQLDAVDFAVAAYREDGRWTVAELVHDHLDDVTTLASGLRRLPGDAGAVGMVAVDEDFFLVVRVAGPSTRVLLSDITAADEWELATSAVEFLRLPMPEDEDDQVPAGDLDLLGDLGVPAMDLAALLDDPDLYPDEVLSDVARRLGFGELFDDAVGLTSA, from the coding sequence ATGCCCGACCCGCTCGACCAGCTCGACGCCGTCGACTTCGCCGTGGCTGCGTACCGCGAGGACGGCAGGTGGACCGTCGCCGAGCTCGTCCACGACCACCTCGACGACGTCACGACCCTGGCGAGCGGGCTGCGCCGCCTGCCCGGCGACGCCGGTGCCGTCGGCATGGTCGCCGTCGACGAGGACTTCTTCCTCGTCGTGCGCGTGGCGGGCCCGAGCACGCGCGTGCTGCTCTCCGACATCACCGCGGCCGACGAGTGGGAGCTGGCCACCTCCGCGGTGGAGTTCCTGCGCCTGCCGATGCCCGAGGACGAGGACGACCAGGTCCCGGCCGGCGACCTCGACCTGCTGGGCGACCTCGGTGTGCCCGCGATGGACCTGGCCGCCCTGCTCGACGACCCCGACCTCTACCCCGACGAGGTGCTCTCCGACGTCGCGCGGCGGCTCGGGTTCGGCGAGCTCTTCGACGACGCCGTGGGGCTCACCTCGGCGTGA
- a CDS encoding nucleoside deaminase: MLAALAEARAALATGDVPIGAVVLDPSGAVVGTGRNVREADADPTGHAEVVALREAARARGEWRLDGCTLVVTLEPCTMCAGAAVLARVERIVLGAWDPKAGAVGSLWDVVRDRRLNHRPEVVGGVLAEESAALLEDFFRAHR; the protein is encoded by the coding sequence ATGCTCGCCGCCCTGGCCGAGGCGCGCGCCGCGCTGGCCACCGGCGACGTACCGATCGGCGCGGTCGTCCTCGACCCCTCCGGCGCGGTGGTCGGCACGGGTCGCAACGTGCGGGAGGCCGACGCCGACCCGACCGGCCACGCCGAGGTGGTCGCGCTGCGCGAGGCCGCCCGTGCCCGCGGCGAGTGGCGGCTGGACGGCTGCACGCTGGTGGTCACCCTCGAGCCCTGCACCATGTGCGCCGGCGCGGCCGTCCTCGCCCGCGTCGAGCGGATCGTCCTCGGCGCCTGGGACCCCAAGGCCGGCGCGGTCGGCAGCCTCTGGGACGTCGTCCGCGACCGCCGGCTCAACCACCGCCCCGAGGTCGTCGGGGGCGTCCTCGCCGAGGAGTCGGCCGCCCTGCTCGAGGACTTCTTCCGCGCCCACCGCTGA
- a CDS encoding sugar kinase has translation MTPRSGSSVVTLGETMALASSSTALPHAAALELGIGGAESNVAIGVRRLGAAATWVGRVGDDPLGARVLRELRAEGVDLAAVRDPDAPTGLMVKERRSAVSSSVWYYRAGSAGSRLSPADLPPGLVAGADVLHLTGITPGLSASAAAAVDAALAEAVAAGVPVSFDVNHRDGVWRGRDPRASYASLARAASVVFAGEDETRLLTGTSATDPADLLDALAEASGGDAVLKLGERGCAAVVGGERLVVPAVAVPVVDTVGAGDAFVAGYLADLVAGLPAADRLRTAVRCGAFACTSPGDWEGLPTRDDLGLLDGGEAVRR, from the coding sequence GTGACGCCCCGGTCCGGCTCGTCCGTGGTGACGCTCGGGGAGACCATGGCGCTGGCCAGCTCGTCGACCGCGCTCCCGCACGCGGCGGCGCTCGAGCTGGGGATCGGCGGCGCGGAGAGCAACGTCGCGATCGGCGTACGCCGCCTGGGGGCCGCCGCCACCTGGGTCGGCCGGGTCGGTGACGACCCGCTGGGCGCCCGCGTGCTCCGCGAGCTGCGCGCCGAGGGCGTCGACCTCGCGGCGGTGCGCGACCCCGACGCGCCGACCGGGCTGATGGTCAAGGAGCGACGGTCCGCGGTGTCCTCGAGCGTCTGGTACTACCGCGCCGGCAGCGCCGGCAGCCGGCTCTCGCCCGCGGACCTGCCGCCGGGCCTGGTCGCCGGCGCCGACGTGCTGCACCTGACCGGCATCACCCCGGGCCTGTCCGCCTCGGCGGCCGCAGCCGTGGACGCCGCGCTGGCCGAGGCCGTGGCGGCCGGGGTCCCGGTCTCCTTCGACGTCAACCACCGCGACGGGGTCTGGCGCGGGCGCGACCCGCGCGCGTCGTACGCGTCCCTCGCCCGCGCCGCCTCGGTCGTCTTCGCCGGGGAGGACGAGACGCGGCTGCTCACCGGTACCTCGGCCACCGACCCGGCCGACCTGCTCGACGCCCTGGCCGAGGCGTCGGGCGGCGACGCGGTGCTCAAGCTCGGGGAGCGCGGCTGCGCGGCCGTGGTCGGCGGCGAGCGGCTGGTGGTGCCGGCGGTGGCGGTGCCGGTCGTGGACACGGTAGGGGCGGGCGACGCGTTCGTGGCCGGCTACCTCGCCGACCTGGTGGCCGGCCTGCCGGCCGCCGACCGGCTGCGGACGGCCGTGCGGTGCGGGGCGTTCGCGTGCACGAGCCCCGGTGACTGGGAGGGGCTGCCGACCCGCGACGACCTCGGCCTGCTCGACGGCGGGGAGGCGGTCCGGCGCTGA
- the eda gene encoding bifunctional 4-hydroxy-2-oxoglutarate aldolase/2-dehydro-3-deoxy-phosphogluconate aldolase, with protein MTGFRDLLARDRVLPVVTPASVDDALAAVDRLGATGTGTLEVALRTGVAEAALARAAGGPVLAGAGTVLVPEQVDRVVDAGAAFVVTPGFSAPVVERCLALGVPVLPGVATPGEVMAALSLGLDLVKLFPARELGGPAMVRALAGPFPGLRLVPSGGVTAASAAEYLALDAVLAVSGSWLLADAS; from the coding sequence GTGACCGGCTTCCGCGACCTGCTCGCCCGCGACCGGGTGCTGCCGGTGGTGACCCCCGCGTCGGTGGACGACGCGCTCGCCGCCGTCGACCGGCTCGGGGCGACCGGCACCGGGACCCTCGAGGTGGCGCTGCGCACGGGCGTGGCCGAGGCGGCGCTCGCGCGGGCCGCCGGCGGTCCGGTGCTCGCGGGCGCCGGGACCGTGCTGGTGCCCGAGCAGGTGGACCGCGTCGTCGACGCGGGCGCCGCCTTCGTCGTCACGCCCGGGTTCAGCGCCCCGGTGGTCGAGCGCTGCCTCGCCCTCGGCGTCCCGGTCCTGCCGGGCGTCGCGACGCCCGGCGAGGTGATGGCCGCGCTCTCCCTCGGCCTCGACCTGGTCAAGCTCTTCCCGGCGCGCGAGCTGGGCGGGCCGGCCATGGTCCGCGCGCTCGCCGGGCCGTTCCCCGGGCTGCGCCTGGTCCCGAGCGGCGGGGTCACCGCAGCGTCGGCCGCGGAGTACCTCGCGCTCGACGCCGTCCTCGCCGTGAGCGGCAGCTGGCTCCTGGCGGACGCCTCGTGA
- a CDS encoding SDR family oxidoreductase, which translates to MSTGPFDLTGRLAVVTGARRGIGRAMAEALAAAGADVIGVSAQLEEDPQASEVGRAVTAAGRRFEAVRCDFADAAAVEDLGRRLAERAPDILVNNAGTIRRQPAVEHARELWDEVLQVNLSSQFALTQALAGPMLERGSGKVVFTASLLSFQGGINVPGYTASKSGVAGLTKALANEWAGRGVNVNAIAPGYIATDNTQALQDDPDRSRSILERIPAGRWGRADDLAGATVFLCSRASDYVDGIVLPVDGGWLGR; encoded by the coding sequence ATGAGCACCGGTCCCTTCGACCTCACCGGCCGCCTGGCGGTCGTCACCGGCGCCCGCCGCGGCATCGGCCGGGCGATGGCCGAGGCCCTCGCCGCGGCCGGGGCCGACGTCATCGGGGTGAGCGCCCAGCTGGAGGAGGACCCGCAGGCCTCCGAGGTGGGCCGGGCCGTGACCGCGGCCGGTCGCCGCTTCGAGGCGGTCCGCTGCGACTTCGCCGACGCCGCGGCCGTCGAGGACCTCGGTCGCCGGCTCGCGGAGCGGGCACCCGACATCCTCGTCAACAACGCCGGCACCATCCGCCGCCAGCCGGCGGTGGAGCACGCCCGCGAGCTCTGGGACGAGGTGCTGCAGGTCAACCTCAGCTCGCAGTTCGCGCTGACCCAGGCCCTCGCCGGCCCGATGCTCGAGCGGGGCTCGGGGAAGGTGGTCTTCACCGCCTCGCTCCTGAGCTTCCAGGGCGGCATCAACGTCCCCGGCTACACCGCCTCGAAGTCCGGCGTCGCCGGGCTCACCAAGGCGCTCGCCAACGAGTGGGCCGGACGCGGGGTGAACGTCAACGCGATCGCGCCGGGCTACATCGCGACCGACAACACCCAGGCCCTCCAGGACGACCCCGACCGCTCGCGGTCGATCCTCGAGCGGATCCCGGCGGGTCGCTGGGGCCGGGCCGACGACCTCGCCGGCGCCACCGTCTTCCTGTGCAGCCGCGCCTCCGACTACGTCGACGGGATCGTGCTCCCCGTCGACGGCGGCTGGCTGGGGCGGTGA
- a CDS encoding zinc-binding dehydrogenase: MTVEEAEPAPPGPGEVQVEVAYVGICGTDLHILHGSMDARVSMPAVIGHEMSGRVAAVGEGVTGWATGDPVTVMPLDWDGTCPACRAGHQHVCQNLDFVGIDSPGALQGRWNLRADLLVPLPRELSLEHAALVEPVAVAVHDVRRSGLGAGDRVVVLGGGPIGVLIGIVARHAGAEVLVSEPDPGRRALVEGLGLETLDPTAADLVGAVDERTGGAGADVVFEVSGAAPAVLAATSVAKVRGTVVVVAIHPRPVPVDLQRVFWRELRLLGARVYERTDFERAVELLAAGVVPAAGLVTEVVGISRVADAFAALESGQAMKVLVDCQEAGA; the protein is encoded by the coding sequence ATGACCGTCGAAGAGGCGGAGCCCGCACCCCCGGGTCCGGGCGAGGTGCAGGTCGAGGTGGCGTACGTCGGCATCTGCGGCACCGACCTGCACATCCTGCACGGGTCGATGGACGCCCGGGTCTCGATGCCCGCGGTCATCGGCCACGAGATGTCCGGGCGGGTCGCCGCCGTCGGCGAGGGCGTCACCGGGTGGGCCACGGGCGACCCGGTGACGGTCATGCCGCTGGACTGGGACGGCACCTGCCCCGCCTGCCGGGCCGGGCACCAGCACGTCTGCCAGAACCTCGACTTCGTCGGGATCGACTCCCCCGGCGCCCTGCAGGGGCGTTGGAACCTCCGTGCCGACCTCCTCGTGCCGCTGCCGCGGGAGCTCTCCCTCGAGCACGCCGCCCTGGTGGAGCCGGTGGCCGTCGCGGTGCACGACGTACGCCGCTCCGGGCTCGGCGCCGGCGACCGCGTCGTCGTGCTCGGCGGAGGTCCGATCGGTGTCCTCATCGGCATCGTCGCCCGCCACGCCGGCGCGGAGGTGCTCGTCTCCGAGCCCGACCCGGGCCGGCGCGCGCTGGTCGAGGGGCTCGGGCTGGAGACGCTCGACCCGACGGCGGCCGACCTCGTCGGCGCCGTCGACGAGCGGACCGGTGGAGCCGGCGCCGACGTGGTGTTCGAGGTGTCCGGTGCCGCACCCGCCGTCCTCGCCGCCACCTCGGTCGCCAAGGTGCGCGGCACGGTCGTCGTGGTGGCGATCCACCCGCGGCCGGTCCCGGTGGACCTCCAGCGCGTCTTCTGGCGCGAGCTGCGCCTGCTCGGCGCGCGCGTCTACGAGCGGACCGACTTCGAGCGCGCCGTGGAGCTCCTGGCCGCCGGGGTCGTGCCGGCCGCGGGCCTGGTCACCGAGGTCGTCGGCATCAGCCGCGTCGCCGACGCGTTCGCCGCGCTGGAGTCCGGCCAGGCCATGAAGGTCCTCGTCGACTGCCAGGAGGCCGGCGCATGA
- a CDS encoding CaiB/BaiF CoA-transferase family protein, with product MLEPDDLPLAGTTVLDFSQFLAGPVAALRLADLGARVIKVERPVTGEIGRTLAFAGRWKDGDTLSFHAMNRGKEAVVADLKDPGDLARVKALVARADVLIQNFRPGVMERIGLDPAAAMALNPGLVYASASGYGADGPWAGRPGQDLLAQSVAALPWVTATGDRPVPVGLAIADHLMSCHIAEGVTALLVRKARTGRGGLVETSLLEGVLDLQVELLTARLNDPALASGRGPHSAHGYLPAPYGLYPTADGHLAIAMAPVDRLGRLLGVEELAARADPAAWWDDRARIERLLADRLRTAPTRRWLEVLDAADVWCAPVLTLEQLIEHPAFEAVGMTQVVERPPAEPGGEPVRLTTTRSPIRIDGEVLTSGRAAPRLGAQGRLADGADPFADPFAAHGDG from the coding sequence GTGCTCGAGCCGGACGACCTCCCCCTCGCGGGCACGACGGTCCTCGACTTCAGCCAGTTCCTGGCCGGCCCGGTGGCGGCGCTGCGCCTGGCCGACCTCGGCGCGCGGGTGATCAAGGTGGAGAGGCCGGTGACCGGCGAGATCGGCCGGACCCTCGCCTTCGCCGGCCGCTGGAAGGACGGCGACACGCTGTCCTTCCACGCGATGAACCGTGGCAAGGAGGCGGTCGTGGCCGACCTCAAGGACCCCGGCGACCTGGCCCGGGTCAAGGCGCTCGTCGCGCGGGCCGACGTGCTCATCCAGAACTTCCGTCCGGGCGTGATGGAGCGGATCGGCCTCGATCCCGCCGCCGCGATGGCGCTGAACCCCGGGCTGGTCTACGCCAGTGCGTCGGGGTACGGCGCCGACGGCCCGTGGGCCGGCCGTCCCGGCCAGGACCTGCTCGCCCAGTCGGTCGCGGCCCTGCCGTGGGTCACCGCGACCGGCGACCGACCGGTGCCCGTCGGGCTCGCGATCGCCGACCACCTGATGAGCTGCCACATCGCCGAGGGCGTGACCGCGCTGCTGGTCCGCAAGGCGCGGACCGGTCGCGGCGGCCTGGTGGAGACCAGCCTGCTCGAGGGGGTCCTGGACCTGCAGGTCGAGCTCCTCACCGCCCGGCTCAACGACCCGGCGCTTGCCTCGGGCCGCGGGCCGCACTCGGCGCACGGCTACCTCCCGGCGCCGTACGGCCTCTACCCGACCGCCGACGGCCACCTCGCGATCGCGATGGCGCCGGTCGACCGGCTCGGCCGGCTGCTGGGGGTCGAGGAGCTGGCCGCGCGCGCCGACCCGGCCGCGTGGTGGGACGACCGCGCGCGCATCGAGCGGCTCCTCGCCGACCGGCTGCGGACCGCGCCGACGCGCCGGTGGCTGGAGGTGCTCGACGCCGCCGATGTGTGGTGCGCGCCGGTGCTCACCCTCGAGCAGCTCATCGAGCACCCTGCCTTCGAGGCGGTGGGCATGACCCAGGTGGTGGAGCGGCCGCCGGCCGAGCCCGGCGGCGAGCCCGTGCGGCTCACCACCACGCGCAGCCCGATCCGGATCGACGGCGAGGTGCTGACCTCCGGGCGCGCGGCACCCCGCCTCGGGGCCCAGGGTCGTCTCGCCGACGGCGCCGACCCCTTCGCCGACCCCTTCGCCGCGCACGGCGACGGCTAG
- a CDS encoding LacI family DNA-binding transcriptional regulator translates to MATLGDVAARAGVSISAVSRVLSDAPSARVSEGTRQRILDAAKELHYRPNFAGRALKSARTQVIGLVVPDLTNALFTELMHGAEDEAAERKYTVLLGRSDDVRPGGEVIARLIGEGRVDGMVVQVGDGVPPAGLGELLASQAPIVLINSAYPGHVGSVALDDETGARIATEHLLSLGHERIAFANGLPRSFTAKRRRVGYKAAMTAAGLAVPRGYETRLGYTAENGRTALRRLLALEPRPTAVVAANVNAAVGMLAEARAAGIAVPRDLSVVCVHDSWTAENTWPPLTAVRMQFYAMGRTAVRSVIARIEHGEMVDATITDPAPELVVRESTAPPA, encoded by the coding sequence ATGGCCACCCTGGGCGACGTCGCCGCGCGTGCCGGCGTGTCGATCTCCGCGGTGTCCCGGGTGCTCAGCGACGCACCCTCCGCCAGGGTCAGCGAGGGGACGCGCCAGCGCATCCTCGACGCGGCCAAGGAGCTGCACTACCGGCCGAACTTCGCCGGCCGTGCCCTGAAGTCCGCGCGCACCCAGGTCATCGGCCTGGTCGTCCCCGACCTCACGAACGCGCTGTTCACCGAGCTGATGCACGGCGCCGAGGACGAGGCGGCCGAGCGGAAGTACACCGTGCTCCTTGGTCGCTCCGACGACGTGCGCCCGGGCGGCGAGGTGATCGCGCGGCTGATCGGGGAGGGCCGGGTCGACGGCATGGTCGTCCAGGTCGGGGACGGCGTCCCGCCGGCCGGCCTCGGGGAGCTGCTCGCCTCGCAGGCGCCGATCGTGCTGATCAACTCGGCCTACCCGGGCCACGTCGGCTCGGTGGCGCTCGACGACGAGACCGGCGCCCGGATCGCGACCGAGCACCTGCTCTCCCTCGGGCACGAGCGGATCGCCTTCGCCAACGGGCTGCCGCGCTCGTTCACGGCCAAGCGCCGACGGGTCGGCTACAAGGCCGCGATGACGGCGGCGGGCCTCGCGGTCCCCCGCGGCTACGAGACCCGGCTGGGCTACACCGCGGAGAACGGGCGCACGGCGCTGCGCCGCCTGCTGGCGCTCGAGCCCAGGCCGACCGCCGTGGTCGCCGCGAACGTCAACGCCGCGGTCGGCATGCTCGCCGAGGCGCGTGCTGCCGGGATCGCGGTGCCGCGCGACCTCTCCGTGGTCTGCGTGCACGACTCCTGGACCGCGGAGAACACCTGGCCGCCGCTGACCGCGGTGCGCATGCAGTTCTACGCGATGGGCCGGACCGCGGTCCGCAGCGTCATCGCGCGCATCGAGCACGGCGAGATGGTCGACGCGACGATCACCGACCCCGCGCCCGAGCTGGTCGTGCGCGAGTCCACCGCACCGCCGGCCTGA